One Alkaliphilus sp. B6464 genomic window carries:
- a CDS encoding penicillin-binding protein: MSQPSISSKRRLLFIFTAVSLVLFGLIIRLGWIQIVRGEKYKDLANKYQTRDIPIPAKRGVIYDRNGKELAISASTNTVWVHPNEVQEPEKTAAVLSSILELDEETVLKKIKTSQYIVKIAPYIDDERAKAIRAERLKGISVSEDNKRFYPYGNFAAYILGHTTDDNKGMSGIELEYEKYLSGIPGRWIKNTDGAGRQLSFSTEKYHQAENGLNVVLTIDEVIQHFAEKAVQNALEVNKAKRVSVIVTDVKTGEVLAMAVKPDYDPNSPRTPLDEELKKQIETMDQEKQLEAWYAMWRNPVINDTYEPGSTFKLLTTAAALEEGVVTPQSTFVDNGYIMVSGQRIRCWRWYNPHGHQTLVEAVQNSCNPVFVELGQKMGVETFYNYLDGFGVSDITGIDLPGERKSLMYSVNNVGPVELATISFGQSISVTPIQLVNAVAAIANDGKLMKPRIVKELTDDDGNVVHRFEETMIRQVISEKTSKIMREMMEAVVADGSGSHAYIPGYRVGGKTGTAQKVVGKGYAQGLYVSSFVGIAPADDPKLAILAIVDEPQGFSTYGSTTAAPIVKEVLEESLRYLDIKPRYTDKEEEEFGRAKVTIPEVRNITVKEASKILLDNNLQFRTEPEYYADENAIVVDMFPKPGANVPEKSIILLYTKPNENIPSTVEVPDLKGKTIKEVNIILNNLGLKLKISGSGLASSQYPEVGTTVETGTIISVEFKPE, from the coding sequence GTGTCACAACCTAGTATTTCTAGCAAAAGAAGACTTTTATTTATTTTCACAGCCGTATCTTTAGTTTTATTTGGACTTATAATACGACTAGGGTGGATACAGATAGTAAGAGGAGAAAAGTATAAGGATTTAGCCAATAAATATCAAACCAGGGATATTCCTATACCTGCAAAACGCGGAGTAATTTATGATAGAAATGGAAAAGAACTAGCAATAAGTGCCAGTACAAATACAGTATGGGTACATCCTAACGAAGTACAGGAACCTGAAAAAACAGCAGCAGTTTTATCGAGTATTTTAGAATTAGATGAAGAAACAGTATTGAAAAAAATAAAAACTAGCCAGTATATAGTAAAGATTGCTCCATATATCGATGATGAACGCGCAAAAGCGATTAGAGCAGAAAGACTAAAGGGTATTTCTGTTTCTGAAGATAATAAAAGGTTTTATCCTTATGGAAACTTTGCTGCATATATTCTTGGTCATACAACTGATGATAATAAGGGTATGTCTGGCATTGAGTTAGAGTATGAAAAATATCTAAGTGGTATACCAGGTAGATGGATTAAAAATACAGATGGAGCTGGTAGACAACTTTCTTTTAGTACAGAAAAGTATCACCAAGCAGAGAATGGTCTCAATGTGGTGTTGACAATAGACGAGGTTATACAGCACTTTGCAGAAAAGGCAGTTCAAAATGCATTAGAAGTTAATAAGGCGAAACGTGTGTCTGTAATTGTAACTGATGTTAAGACTGGTGAAGTGTTGGCAATGGCTGTTAAACCAGATTATGATCCTAACTCTCCAAGGACCCCATTAGATGAAGAATTAAAAAAACAAATTGAGACAATGGATCAAGAGAAGCAATTAGAAGCATGGTACGCTATGTGGAGGAATCCAGTAATAAATGATACCTATGAACCGGGATCTACGTTCAAGCTACTAACTACAGCTGCAGCTCTAGAAGAGGGAGTTGTCACACCGCAGAGTACATTTGTTGATAACGGATATATAATGGTGTCAGGACAGAGGATTAGATGTTGGAGATGGTATAATCCTCATGGGCATCAAACCTTAGTAGAGGCAGTACAAAACTCGTGTAATCCGGTATTTGTTGAGTTAGGACAGAAAATGGGAGTAGAAACATTTTATAATTATTTAGATGGATTTGGTGTATCAGATATTACAGGAATAGATTTGCCAGGAGAGAGAAAGTCTCTTATGTATTCTGTAAATAATGTGGGACCAGTGGAACTTGCAACAATTTCATTTGGTCAAAGTATTTCTGTAACACCAATACAGTTAGTTAATGCAGTAGCCGCTATTGCAAATGATGGAAAGTTAATGAAGCCTAGAATAGTCAAGGAGTTAACTGATGATGATGGTAATGTAGTTCATCGCTTTGAAGAAACAATGATTAGACAGGTTATTTCGGAAAAAACTTCTAAGATAATGAGAGAGATGATGGAAGCAGTTGTTGCTGATGGTTCTGGAAGTCATGCATATATTCCTGGATATAGGGTGGGAGGGAAAACTGGTACAGCACAAAAAGTTGTTGGAAAAGGTTATGCCCAAGGATTATATGTATCTTCATTTGTCGGAATAGCACCAGCTGATGATCCAAAGCTAGCTATATTAGCAATAGTTGACGAGCCACAGGGCTTTAGTACTTACGGAAGTACAACGGCAGCTCCAATAGTTAAAGAAGTATTGGAAGAGTCACTTAGGTATCTAGATATTAAGCCAAGATATACGGATAAAGAGGAAGAGGAGTTTGGTAGAGCAAAAGTAACAATACCTGAGGTTAGAAATATTACTGTTAAAGAAGCATCTAAAATATTACTTGACAATAATCTTCAATTTAGGACTGAACCAGAATATTATGCAGATGAAAATGCTATCGTTGTTGATATGTTCCCAAAGCCAGGGGCTAATGTACCAGAAAAATCTATTATTTTACTTTATACTAAACCAAATGAAAATATTCCTTCCACTGTAGAAGTTCCAGATTTAAAGGGTAAGACTATAAAGGAAGTTAATATAATTTTAAATAATTTGGGTCTAAAGCTAAAAATAAGTGGAAGTGGCTTAGCATCTAGTCAATATCCTGAGGTAGGTACAACGGTTGAAACAGGTACAATAATAAGTGTTGAATTCAAGCCCGAATAA
- a CDS encoding aspartyl-phosphate phosphatase Spo0E family protein, giving the protein MLKNEIERLQGMLNEMILNKVDNSLIYDLSTQLDELIVSYYKQIKLTSN; this is encoded by the coding sequence ATGTTGAAAAATGAAATCGAGAGATTACAGGGGATGTTAAATGAAATGATTTTAAATAAGGTAGACAATAGCTTAATATATGATTTGAGTACTCAACTAGATGAATTGATAGTGAGTTACTATAAACAGATAAAATTAACTTCTAACTAA
- a CDS encoding septum formation initiator family protein, giving the protein MVLARKESAYIHEQVEEKQQPKTRKNKKLKKNYKFEKFVIAIALATVFAFSILLLTRFMAITEVKHRVNSLQNQIEKLETEKEKLRVEVEKVSKSGWIENEAKTRLGMDYPSSDQMIYININPTKVAMLTSEINKAKDDNFGQQDENKNLSSFFSKLVSYIRI; this is encoded by the coding sequence TTGGTATTAGCCCGAAAAGAATCTGCTTATATACATGAACAAGTAGAAGAAAAGCAACAGCCTAAAACTCGTAAAAACAAAAAGCTAAAGAAAAACTATAAATTCGAAAAATTTGTTATAGCTATTGCTCTTGCTACTGTATTTGCCTTTAGCATATTATTATTAACAAGATTCATGGCTATTACCGAAGTAAAGCATAGAGTTAATAGCTTGCAAAATCAGATAGAGAAATTAGAGACTGAAAAGGAAAAGTTGAGAGTAGAAGTTGAAAAGGTTTCAAAATCAGGATGGATTGAAAATGAAGCAAAAACCAGATTAGGAATGGATTACCCATCTTCAGACCAAATGATATATATTAATATCAATCCTACAAAGGTTGCAATGCTTACTAGCGAGATTAATAAAGCAAAGGATGATAATTTTGGTCAACAAGACGAAAATAAAAATTTGAGTAGTTTTTTTTCAAAACTAGTTAGCTATATAAGGATTTAA
- the yfmH gene encoding EF-P 5-aminopentanol modification-associated protein YfmH — MEIIKHRGNLIKEIVYEKRLNNGLKIFYMPKKGYTKQYAMFATNFGSNDLKFKTNKEDNVYEVPEGIAHFLEHKMFEEPEGNAFDKFAARGANVNAYTNFNITAYYFTSTDHFYENLKDLISFVQSPYFTKENVEKEKGIIAQEIKMYDDNPEWKGYFNLLKSMYKEHTVKNEIAGTVESVNKITEEDLYNCYNTFYHPSNMAVFIVGDLDKDKVFQTIEKYFKDSSKNKDPIDIDRYYPAESISIGQVLMEEEMSVSTPLFYIGYKDIDLDLKGRKLLEKEVELRLLLDILFGKSSELFESLYDKGLIDDSFGGEYSGGLNYGHTIIGGESKDPKEVLKITNNYIEKKIKEGLNKEDFQRIKKKQIGENLSYFNSIEFIGSSFISYFFKDINFIEYIDVLKETSFEKVEERLKNHFLKERQVLSIIKGS; from the coding sequence ATGGAAATTATTAAACATAGAGGGAATTTAATTAAAGAGATAGTTTATGAAAAGAGATTAAATAATGGACTTAAAATATTTTATATGCCTAAAAAGGGATATACGAAACAATATGCTATGTTTGCTACTAACTTTGGATCTAATGACCTAAAGTTTAAAACAAACAAAGAAGATAATGTCTATGAGGTTCCTGAAGGTATTGCACATTTTTTAGAGCATAAGATGTTTGAAGAGCCTGAAGGTAATGCTTTTGATAAATTTGCCGCTAGGGGAGCTAATGTAAATGCATATACTAATTTTAATATTACTGCATATTACTTTACTTCAACTGATCATTTTTATGAAAACTTAAAGGACTTAATTTCTTTTGTTCAGTCTCCATATTTTACTAAGGAAAATGTGGAAAAAGAAAAGGGTATTATTGCACAAGAAATTAAAATGTATGATGATAACCCAGAATGGAAAGGATATTTCAATTTACTTAAATCTATGTATAAGGAACATACAGTAAAAAATGAGATTGCAGGAACTGTAGAAAGTGTAAATAAAATTACAGAAGAAGATTTATACAATTGCTACAATACATTTTACCATCCTAGCAACATGGCTGTATTTATAGTTGGAGATTTAGATAAAGATAAAGTGTTTCAAACTATAGAAAAATATTTTAAAGATAGTTCTAAAAATAAAGATCCAATTGATATAGACAGGTATTATCCAGCGGAAAGTATATCAATAGGCCAAGTACTAATGGAAGAGGAGATGTCTGTATCTACACCTTTATTTTATATTGGATATAAGGATATTGATTTAGATTTAAAGGGACGGAAACTTTTAGAGAAGGAGGTAGAATTAAGGCTTTTATTAGACATTCTATTTGGAAAGAGCTCAGAACTATTTGAAAGTTTATATGATAAAGGGCTAATTGATGATTCTTTTGGAGGAGAGTATTCAGGTGGTTTAAATTATGGACATACTATTATTGGTGGAGAGTCAAAGGATCCTAAGGAAGTATTAAAGATTACTAATAATTATATAGAGAAAAAAATAAAAGAAGGGCTTAATAAGGAGGACTTTCAGCGTATAAAGAAAAAGCAAATTGGAGAAAATCTTAGTTATTTTAACTCTATAGAATTCATTGGAAGCTCCTTTATATCATATTTTTTTAAGGATATAAATTTTATTGAATACATAGATGTTTTAAAAGAAACTTCTTTTGAAAAAGTTGAAGAAAGATTAAAAAATCACTTCTTAAAAGAAAGACAGGTTCTGTCGATAATAAAGGGATCCTAG
- a CDS encoding YhcN/YlaJ family sporulation lipoprotein, with translation MKNKNMLLVICIVLLVSIASIGCRPAERPVPRTAPNQQTIDRNRTTTGTNLPNTNEMAPGNRMAPENNRMTTDNRIATDNRTTTDNRVLSDRADKIVKEVTKLKDVKSATVVITDSTALVGINLTSGTKGNLNAQIKKEVEDAVKKADRNIDRVSVTADPDLFTRIGNIARDIGQGRPISGFATEVEEIIRRITPGA, from the coding sequence TTGAAAAATAAAAATATGTTATTAGTAATTTGCATTGTACTCCTTGTATCAATAGCATCAATAGGATGTAGACCAGCTGAAAGACCAGTGCCCCGAACCGCTCCAAATCAACAAACTATAGACAGGAATAGAACTACAACTGGTACTAATCTTCCAAACACAAACGAAATGGCACCAGGAAACAGAATGGCACCAGAAAACAATAGAATGACTACAGACAATAGAATAGCTACAGATAATAGGACAACTACAGATAATAGAGTTTTATCTGATAGGGCTGATAAGATTGTAAAAGAAGTTACTAAATTAAAGGATGTTAAAAGTGCAACAGTAGTTATTACTGATAGTACTGCATTGGTTGGTATTAATTTGACATCAGGTACAAAGGGAAATTTAAATGCTCAAATTAAAAAAGAAGTAGAGGACGCAGTTAAAAAAGCTGATAGAAATATAGATAGGGTTTCTGTAACTGCAGACCCAGATTTATTTACAAGAATAGGAAATATAGCTAGAGATATAGGACAAGGCCGCCCAATAAGCGGGTTTGCTACAGAAGTAGAAGAAATTATCAGGAGAATAACCCCAGGTGCATAG
- the mraZ gene encoding division/cell wall cluster transcriptional repressor MraZ: MFIGEYGHSVDTKGRVSIPAKFREELGERFILTKGLDNCLFIYSMDEWSILENKLKQLPLTNRDARAFVRFFFSGATECELDSQGRIRIPTNLREHAILEKDAVIIGVGTRIEIWSNVEWQEYNSDENLSYDEIASKMAELGI, from the coding sequence ATGTTTATTGGGGAATATGGACATTCGGTAGATACTAAGGGAAGAGTGAGTATTCCAGCAAAATTTAGAGAAGAACTCGGTGAGCGTTTCATCCTTACAAAGGGATTGGATAATTGCTTATTTATTTATTCTATGGATGAGTGGAGTATATTAGAAAATAAACTAAAGCAATTACCATTAACAAATAGGGATGCAAGAGCATTTGTGAGATTCTTTTTTTCTGGAGCAACTGAATGTGAATTAGATAGTCAGGGAAGAATAAGAATCCCCACCAATTTAAGAGAACATGCTATTTTAGAAAAAGATGCAGTAATTATAGGAGTAGGTACAAGAATAGAAATTTGGAGCAATGTAGAATGGCAAGAATACAATAGTGATGAAAATTTAAGCTATGATGAGATAGCAAGTAAAATGGCAGAACTAGGTATTTAA
- the rsmH gene encoding 16S rRNA (cytosine(1402)-N(4))-methyltransferase RsmH yields MEFKHISVLLEECIENLNIKENGIYVDGTLGGAGHSKEIAKRLGQNGLLIGIDQDENAIKAASEKLSNMMDRVKLVRDNFSNLSCVLESLGMLGFDGLLLDLGVSSHQLDEAERGFSYMNDAPLDMRMDNRNILTAKDIVNNYSEQDLEDVIKSYGEEKWAKRIAQFIVKFRNDEEIVTTHQLVDIIKRAIPKGARIDGPHPAKRTFQAIRIEVNGELDIIRNTIEAAVEKLNKGGRICIITFHSLEDRIVKNAFRALSNPCTCPTEFPICQCNKKPMVKIITRKPILPTDEELEINPRSRSAKLRVIEKI; encoded by the coding sequence ATGGAATTTAAACATATATCAGTATTATTAGAAGAGTGCATAGAAAACTTAAATATAAAAGAAAATGGTATTTATGTAGATGGTACTCTGGGAGGTGCGGGTCATTCTAAGGAAATTGCAAAGCGTTTAGGACAAAATGGCTTATTAATTGGAATTGACCAGGATGAAAATGCGATTAAAGCAGCTTCTGAAAAACTGTCGAATATGATGGATAGAGTTAAATTAGTTAGAGATAATTTTAGTAATTTAAGTTGTGTATTAGAAAGCCTTGGAATGTTAGGATTTGATGGGCTCCTTCTTGATTTAGGCGTATCTTCCCATCAGCTAGACGAGGCTGAAAGAGGATTTTCTTATATGAATGATGCGCCGTTAGATATGCGAATGGACAACCGCAACATTTTAACAGCTAAAGACATTGTAAATAACTATTCTGAACAAGATCTTGAAGATGTAATCAAAAGTTATGGGGAAGAAAAATGGGCAAAACGTATAGCACAGTTTATTGTAAAGTTTAGAAATGATGAAGAGATAGTTACTACTCACCAGCTGGTAGATATTATTAAACGGGCAATCCCTAAGGGGGCTCGTATTGATGGACCACATCCAGCCAAGAGGACATTTCAGGCTATACGAATAGAAGTAAATGGGGAACTGGATATTATTAGAAATACTATAGAAGCAGCAGTTGAAAAACTTAATAAAGGTGGAAGGATCTGTATTATTACATTTCATTCTCTAGAAGATAGAATTGTAAAAAATGCTTTTAGAGCTCTTAGTAATCCTTGTACTTGTCCAACAGAGTTTCCTATTTGTCAATGTAATAAAAAACCTATGGTTAAAATAATTACACGTAAGCCAATATTACCTACAGATGAAGAACTAGAAATAAATCCAAGATCGAGAAGTGCTAAGTTACGTGTAATTGAAAAAATATAG
- the yfmF gene encoding EF-P 5-aminopentanol modification-associated protein YfmF, with the protein MNKIKSEEIKKNVCLHTLNEDKFKTNLINFYFQRPLIKEEVTYNALLPMVLQRGTNTYKTSKDLSKKLEDLYGAYVFGDVAKKGERQIIRFSMSVADENYIGKGNVLQEGVELANDILINPILDNDSFIKSYVNQEKENLKNRINSRINDKMKYAIDRCIEIMCKDENYGIYEYGNVLDLEDITAESLYNHYKKVITTSPLDIIAVGNMKHNDIKEILLNTLKINIDEIVYLENKIEEVKHLRVKEIKEKADISQGKLTLGYRTNIPYYDTLYPALMLYSSILGGGAHSKLFIKVREENSLCYYIFSRVEKYKSLMLISSGIEIENFEMTKDVIARQLIEMEKGNITDQEIDYAKKSIINSIREFGDSSSSLAEYLYGQVFSNNIEPIEDLIIKIESVTIDQIVEVAKKIKLDTIYFLTNEA; encoded by the coding sequence ATGAATAAAATTAAAAGTGAAGAAATTAAAAAAAATGTATGTTTACATACACTTAATGAAGATAAGTTTAAAACAAACCTAATTAATTTTTATTTCCAAAGACCCTTGATTAAGGAAGAGGTTACATACAATGCACTTTTACCAATGGTGTTACAGAGAGGTACTAATACATATAAAACTTCTAAGGATTTATCTAAGAAGCTAGAGGATTTATACGGTGCATATGTATTTGGTGATGTAGCTAAAAAGGGCGAGAGACAAATTATTAGATTTTCAATGTCTGTAGCTGATGAAAATTATATAGGAAAGGGCAATGTTTTACAGGAAGGTGTGGAGCTTGCCAATGATATTCTAATAAATCCTATTTTGGATAATGATTCATTTATAAAAAGTTATGTTAATCAAGAAAAGGAAAATTTAAAAAATCGCATAAATAGTCGTATCAACGATAAAATGAAATATGCAATAGATAGATGTATTGAGATAATGTGTAAAGATGAAAATTACGGTATTTATGAATATGGTAATGTATTGGATTTAGAGGATATAACCGCAGAAAGTCTGTATAATCACTATAAAAAAGTGATTACAACTAGCCCATTAGATATTATAGCCGTCGGAAATATGAAGCATAATGATATAAAAGAAATATTGCTAAATACGCTTAAAATAAATATTGATGAAATTGTTTATCTTGAAAACAAAATAGAAGAAGTAAAACATTTAAGAGTAAAGGAAATAAAAGAAAAAGCAGATATTAGCCAAGGCAAACTAACATTAGGGTATAGAACAAATATACCTTATTATGACACTTTATATCCTGCATTAATGCTATATTCGAGTATACTGGGTGGGGGGGCTCACTCTAAGCTTTTTATAAAAGTGAGAGAAGAAAATAGTCTTTGTTATTATATTTTTTCAAGAGTTGAAAAATACAAGTCTCTAATGTTGATTAGCAGTGGTATAGAGATAGAGAATTTCGAAATGACAAAGGATGTAATTGCTAGGCAGCTAATTGAAATGGAAAAAGGAAATATTACAGATCAGGAAATAGATTATGCTAAAAAGTCAATCATTAACTCAATAAGAGAATTTGGGGATAGCTCTAGTAGTTTAGCAGAGTATTTATATGGTCAAGTATTTAGTAATAATATTGAGCCTATAGAAGACTTAATTATAAAAATAGAGTCAGTTACAATAGATCAGATTGTAGAAGTTGCAAAGAAAATAAAGCTAGATACTATTTATTTTCTTACAAATGAAGCATAG
- a CDS encoding UDP-N-acetylmuramoyl-L-alanyl-D-glutamate--2,6-diaminopimelate ligase, which produces MLLKELLNNIEVIKVKGNIDIEISDVHFDSRLIKKDNLFICIDGFKTTGHLYVRDAINRGATAIITEKEIETDDVTVIQVEDSRKVMALIANRFYEEPTKQLPVIGITGTNGKTSITYMVKSILEFHGKNVGLIGTISNWIGDIEREAVRTTPEALDLQKIFAEMIKKEIDTCIMEVSSHALELGRVEGCTYIIGVFTNLTPDHLDFHSNMDNYRNAKKKLFYKTTLCNIINVDDFHGKIIADEIKKLRVPLLTFGIKEKANIYATNINVDIKGVHFDIHTPVGTRSIYVKIPGIFTVYNIMPAIVICYILGLSLDEICTGLNGMKGIPGRFEIIEEIKDFAVIVDYAHTPDALENILQSAKEFAKNRIITVFGCGGDRDITKRSVMGEISGRLSDYSVITSDNPRTEDPLKIIEMIEAGIKKVTDKYKVVEDRKSAIEYAMKIAKNNDIIIIAGKGHEVTQTIGKDVLPFDDRKVAIEIARKEGLI; this is translated from the coding sequence ATGCTCTTAAAAGAATTATTAAACAATATTGAAGTTATTAAAGTTAAAGGAAATATTGATATAGAGATTAGTGATGTTCATTTTGATTCACGATTAATAAAAAAAGACAATTTATTTATATGTATAGATGGTTTTAAAACTACTGGACATTTATATGTAAGAGATGCAATTAATAGAGGTGCTACAGCAATTATTACAGAAAAGGAAATTGAAACAGATGATGTAACTGTTATTCAAGTTGAAGATTCGAGAAAAGTAATGGCATTAATTGCAAATCGTTTTTACGAGGAACCTACAAAACAATTACCGGTAATAGGTATTACAGGTACAAATGGAAAAACTTCAATTACATATATGGTTAAAAGTATTTTGGAGTTTCATGGCAAAAACGTTGGTCTAATTGGTACTATATCAAACTGGATTGGAGATATAGAAAGGGAGGCTGTTCGAACTACGCCAGAAGCCTTAGACTTGCAAAAAATATTTGCTGAAATGATAAAAAAAGAAATAGATACATGTATAATGGAAGTTTCATCCCATGCTTTAGAATTAGGAAGGGTAGAAGGATGTACATACATTATAGGCGTATTCACTAACTTAACTCCAGATCACCTAGACTTTCATAGCAATATGGATAATTATAGAAATGCAAAGAAAAAGTTGTTTTATAAGACAACATTATGTAATATTATTAATGTCGATGATTTTCATGGAAAGATTATAGCAGATGAAATAAAAAAACTTAGAGTACCTTTACTTACCTTCGGTATTAAAGAAAAGGCTAATATTTATGCTACTAATATAAATGTAGATATTAAAGGCGTACATTTTGACATACATACACCAGTTGGGACAAGATCTATTTATGTTAAAATACCTGGTATATTTACTGTTTATAATATAATGCCAGCAATTGTAATCTGCTACATTCTTGGATTAAGCTTAGACGAAATATGTACTGGACTAAATGGTATGAAGGGTATACCAGGGCGATTTGAGATAATTGAAGAAATAAAGGATTTTGCAGTAATCGTAGATTATGCTCATACTCCAGACGCTCTTGAAAATATACTTCAATCTGCCAAGGAATTCGCTAAAAATCGCATAATTACAGTATTTGGATGTGGTGGAGATAGGGATATAACTAAAAGATCTGTAATGGGTGAAATATCTGGTAGACTTAGTGACTATAGCGTTATTACATCTGATAACCCAAGAACTGAAGATCCCTTAAAAATAATAGAAATGATTGAAGCAGGCATAAAAAAAGTAACAGATAAATATAAGGTTGTAGAGGATAGAAAATCTGCAATAGAATATGCCATGAAAATTGCAAAAAATAACGATATAATTATTATTGCAGGTAAGGGTCATGAAGTAACACAAACTATAGGTAAAGATGTGCTACCTTTCGATGATCGTAAGGTAGCAATAGAAATAGCTAGGAAGGAAGGACTAATATGA
- the lgt gene encoding prolipoprotein diacylglyceryl transferase, whose amino-acid sequence MDPIAFRIFGVDIAWYGILISLGILFGIAVATYRAKKEGLYNDVIMDLALIAVPAAIVGARAYYVIFSWDYYSKNPKEIINTRNGGLAIHGAIIAGVLVGYLFCRYKKIGFWTLADICAPSIILGQAIGRWGNFVNQEAHGGPTNLPWGIEINGVKVHPTFLYESLWNFGVFIFLLYYSKKKKYEGQIFILYLILYSIARYFIEGLRTDSLMFGPFRVAQLISIVSIIGAILMGQILRKRRIRE is encoded by the coding sequence ATGGATCCGATAGCTTTTAGAATTTTCGGAGTAGATATTGCCTGGTACGGTATTTTGATTTCTCTAGGTATATTGTTTGGAATCGCAGTAGCTACTTATCGTGCTAAAAAAGAGGGTTTATATAATGATGTTATAATGGATTTAGCACTTATAGCTGTACCGGCAGCAATTGTTGGAGCGAGGGCATATTATGTTATTTTCAGCTGGGATTATTATAGTAAAAATCCAAAAGAGATTATAAATACAAGAAATGGGGGTTTAGCTATACATGGCGCTATTATTGCGGGTGTATTAGTCGGGTATTTATTTTGTCGGTATAAAAAAATTGGGTTTTGGACTTTAGCTGATATATGCGCTCCAAGTATTATATTAGGGCAGGCAATTGGAAGATGGGGTAATTTTGTTAATCAGGAAGCTCATGGAGGACCTACAAACCTACCTTGGGGTATTGAAATAAATGGAGTTAAAGTGCATCCAACTTTTTTGTATGAATCATTATGGAATTTTGGAGTTTTTATATTTTTATTGTATTACTCTAAAAAGAAAAAGTATGAGGGGCAAATATTTATTCTGTATCTAATTTTATATTCTATTGCGAGATATTTTATAGAAGGTTTAAGGACTGATAGTTTAATGTTTGGACCGTTTAGAGTTGCTCAATTGATAAGTATAGTAAGCATTATAGGTGCCATTTTAATGGGTCAAATTTTAAGAAAGCGGAGAATAAGAGAATAG